One window from the genome of Myxococcales bacterium encodes:
- a CDS encoding PBP1A family penicillin-binding protein: MGNPAPATSPAHPADPPAVAPRKRRPPRVFSLMRLLGALCLWGLSLGAAGAAFGVRFVNRTLPSDLSQLVSYQPIRGSSVLSSDGELIGRFSIQNRRIVALDRMPSHVPAAFIAAEDRRFWQHGGFDIFGIGRAAWANLKSDGITQGGSTLTQQIIKQTILAGEEQELIGLVGEARVAEAKRQKYRRKAKEVILAVRVERELSKADILTIYLNHIYLGNGAYGVAAAAAAYFGKTVENLTIAEAAMLAGLVAAPSEYAPHRNITDARKRQRYVLDRMLQDGYISDAEFLAARDAPIGLIKTADLNALAAPYFVETLRQEATAKFGNDVLFHNGLRFYTTLDTRMQAAAEAALREGIEALDRRLGFRGPIARVSDGEKPLFDQPAYRPFAPGMRWTDTSSPSLTLGTRYVAMVTDITRGVVVDLGGKELPVDAADVKSLLAWRGPKGVRLAPGDLILVRLVPPPGAVATSPAAAPAEGTPTPDLDDAPAKATPVLPTDTEDAERATAVRVAQLPSVEGALVAIEPATGRVVAMVGGYDWQVSQFNRVTQAKRQIGSAIKPFIYGAALSKGHTQIDVLFDAPIAVPTATGIWTPSNYDGKFHGPVTLRTALAKSLNTISVQLLIDAGLDRVIAIMRGFGISSAIPRHVSISLGTPDLTLMEVTAAYAGIAAGGRRVTPRLYDLVTQDGKVLDDRRNLPAGPEVLQPEVAYVLTDMMRSVVEAGTARRAKSLGRPAAGKTGTSANYRDVWFVGYTTDLVCGVWLGRDNSTPIANAITGGTAAVPIWLSFMAAAHPATPARDFEIPTNVVFASTGVQAGNQTGWIPFARGTVPAQFAHPTTKPMAAMLHDYVPPETPLPQFGSLPPAAPIPPWQRRPARRSVPFRPPIAPTGPEAAPPQTVPPTVSPASSGTVIAPTAPTVR; encoded by the coding sequence ATGGGCAACCCCGCGCCAGCGACCTCACCTGCCCACCCCGCGGATCCGCCGGCGGTCGCGCCGCGTAAGCGCCGGCCGCCACGCGTCTTCTCGCTGATGCGGCTGCTTGGCGCGTTATGCTTGTGGGGGCTGTCGCTTGGCGCCGCTGGCGCCGCCTTTGGCGTGCGCTTTGTCAATCGCACGCTGCCAAGCGATCTATCGCAGCTCGTTTCCTATCAGCCCATCCGCGGCAGCAGCGTGTTGTCCAGCGACGGCGAGCTGATCGGTCGCTTCTCGATTCAAAATCGCCGCATCGTCGCGCTCGATCGCATGCCGTCGCATGTGCCGGCCGCCTTTATCGCGGCCGAGGATCGCAGATTTTGGCAACATGGCGGCTTTGACATCTTTGGCATCGGCCGCGCGGCGTGGGCGAATCTGAAGAGCGACGGCATTACCCAGGGTGGCTCCACCCTTACCCAACAAATCATCAAGCAAACCATCCTTGCCGGCGAAGAACAAGAACTCATCGGCCTTGTGGGCGAGGCGCGCGTGGCCGAGGCCAAGCGGCAAAAATATCGACGCAAGGCCAAAGAGGTCATCCTCGCCGTGCGCGTTGAGCGCGAGTTGTCTAAGGCCGACATCTTGACGATTTATCTCAATCACATTTATCTCGGCAATGGCGCCTATGGCGTCGCCGCCGCCGCCGCCGCGTACTTTGGCAAGACCGTCGAGAACCTCACCATCGCAGAAGCCGCCATGCTCGCCGGGTTGGTCGCCGCGCCGTCTGAATACGCCCCGCATCGCAACATCACCGACGCCCGCAAGCGCCAGCGCTACGTGCTCGACCGCATGCTGCAGGATGGCTACATCAGCGACGCCGAATTCCTCGCGGCGCGCGACGCCCCCATAGGCCTCATCAAGACCGCCGACCTCAACGCGCTCGCCGCGCCCTACTTCGTCGAGACGCTGCGCCAGGAGGCCACGGCGAAATTTGGCAACGACGTGCTGTTTCACAACGGCCTGCGCTTTTACACGACGCTAGATACCCGCATGCAAGCCGCCGCCGAGGCCGCGCTCCGCGAGGGCATCGAGGCGCTCGACCGCAGGCTTGGATTTCGCGGCCCCATTGCCCGCGTCAGCGACGGCGAAAAGCCGCTGTTTGATCAACCTGCGTATCGACCGTTTGCGCCGGGCATGCGATGGACCGACACAAGCTCGCCATCGCTCACGCTTGGCACCCGCTATGTCGCCATGGTCACGGATATCACCCGCGGCGTCGTCGTCGACTTGGGCGGCAAGGAACTGCCGGTCGATGCCGCGGACGTAAAATCGCTGCTGGCGTGGCGGGGACCAAAGGGCGTGCGCCTGGCACCGGGCGACCTCATCTTGGTGCGCTTGGTGCCGCCACCTGGGGCCGTCGCGACAAGTCCTGCCGCCGCGCCGGCTGAAGGCACCCCCACGCCTGACCTTGACGACGCTCCGGCCAAGGCGACGCCGGTGCTACCAACGGACACCGAAGACGCCGAACGCGCGACCGCGGTGCGCGTTGCGCAGTTGCCAAGCGTCGAGGGCGCCCTGGTCGCGATCGAGCCCGCTACCGGACGCGTCGTCGCCATGGTTGGCGGCTATGACTGGCAAGTCAGCCAGTTTAATCGCGTGACGCAGGCCAAACGGCAAATCGGCTCGGCCATCAAGCCGTTTATCTACGGCGCCGCGCTCAGCAAGGGGCATACCCAAATCGATGTGCTGTTCGACGCCCCGATCGCGGTGCCGACGGCCACCGGCATCTGGACGCCATCCAACTACGACGGCAAATTTCACGGGCCCGTCACGCTGCGCACGGCGCTAGCCAAGAGCCTCAATACGATTTCGGTTCAGCTGCTGATCGACGCCGGCCTCGATCGCGTCATCGCCATCATGCGCGGCTTTGGCATTTCGTCGGCGATCCCGCGCCACGTCTCGATTAGCCTGGGCACGCCCGATCTCACCCTCATGGAGGTGACCGCTGCCTACGCTGGCATCGCTGCCGGCGGCCGACGCGTGACGCCGCGGCTCTACGATTTGGTGACGCAAGACGGCAAGGTGCTCGATGATCGTCGCAACTTGCCCGCGGGCCCTGAGGTGCTGCAGCCCGAAGTTGCATATGTGCTTACGGATATGATGCGTTCGGTCGTCGAAGCTGGCACCGCCCGCCGCGCCAAGAGCCTCGGGCGCCCGGCTGCGGGCAAGACCGGCACGTCCGCCAATTATCGCGACGTTTGGTTTGTTGGCTACACGACCGATTTGGTCTGCGGCGTGTGGCTTGGTCGCGATAACTCCACGCCCATTGCCAATGCCATCACCGGTGGCACGGCGGCGGTGCCGATCTGGCTATCGTTCATGGCCGCGGCGCATCCGGCCACGCCGGCGCGCGATTTCGAAATTCCCACCAACGTCGTCTTCGCGAGCACGGGCGTCCAAGCCGGCAATCAGACGGGGTGGATTCCATTTGCGCGCGGCACCGTGCCAGCTCAATTCGCCCACCCCACCACCAAACCGATGGCTGCCATGCTGCACGACTACGTCCCGCCCGAAACGCCGCTGCCGCAGTTTGGCTCGCTACCGCCGGCCGCGCCGATTCCACCGTGGCAGCGCCGACCCGCGCGAAGGTCCGTGCCATTTAGGCCCCCGATTGCGCCAACCGGACCTGAGGCCGCACCGCCGCAAACCGTGCCGCCGACCGTGTCACCGGCCTCGTCCGGTACTGTCATCGCGCCAACCGCACCGACTGTGCGCTAA
- the lpdA gene encoding dihydrolipoyl dehydrogenase produces the protein MTTDNQFDLIVIGAGPGGYVAAIRASQLGLRVACVEREGLGGICLNWGCIPTKALLRSAEVFELMHRAAEFGLKASGVEADFAAIIVRSRDISSKISKGVAFLFKKNNITHIAGTATLLARSGVWQPHRVSVQGADGSALTYAAKHVLVATGARARPMPGAAFDDARIIDYRRAMTMPAQPKRLAVLGAGAIGVEFASFYRALGTEVTIVEFEPRLVPREDAEVSAELGRAFAKRGIALALNTKLLSATASASDVTLALEAREGGAASTLVADALLVAVGVVANTENLGLEAHGISTSRGFIVVDDALRAADGIYAIGDVIGRGLAHTASAEGVFVAEYLAGLAPKPVPYHAIPACTYCHPEVASVGMTEAAAKDAGIPLRIGKFPFKPLGKTMAAGEYPGFVKTLWHAETGELVGAHLIGPAVTDLIGEMTLAKTTEVNAESLLHTVHAHPTFAEALKEATEAALGHAIHL, from the coding sequence ATGACGACCGACAATCAGTTTGATTTAATTGTGATCGGCGCCGGCCCTGGTGGGTACGTCGCGGCGATCCGCGCCTCGCAGCTTGGCCTTCGCGTCGCCTGCGTCGAGCGCGAGGGCCTCGGCGGTATTTGCCTTAACTGGGGCTGCATCCCCACCAAGGCGCTGCTGCGCTCAGCCGAGGTCTTTGAGCTCATGCACCGCGCCGCCGAGTTTGGCCTCAAGGCGAGCGGCGTCGAAGCTGACTTCGCAGCGATCATTGTGCGCAGCCGCGACATCTCGAGCAAGATTTCCAAGGGCGTTGCATTTTTATTCAAGAAGAACAACATCACCCACATTGCCGGCACCGCCACGCTGCTCGCGCGCAGCGGCGTCTGGCAACCGCATCGCGTGTCGGTGCAGGGCGCCGACGGTAGCGCACTCACCTACGCGGCTAAGCACGTGCTCGTCGCTACCGGCGCACGCGCGCGCCCGATGCCCGGCGCAGCTTTTGATGACGCTCGCATTATCGATTACCGGCGCGCGATGACGATGCCGGCGCAACCTAAGCGGCTGGCCGTGCTCGGCGCCGGCGCGATCGGCGTCGAGTTCGCGTCATTTTACCGCGCGCTTGGTACCGAGGTAACCATTGTCGAGTTTGAGCCGCGACTGGTGCCGCGCGAGGACGCGGAGGTATCCGCCGAGCTCGGCCGCGCCTTTGCCAAGCGCGGCATCGCGCTGGCGCTTAACACCAAGCTCCTCAGCGCCACCGCGAGCGCCTCCGATGTCACCCTTGCGCTCGAGGCGCGCGAGGGCGGCGCGGCGAGCACGCTCGTTGCCGATGCGCTGCTCGTCGCCGTGGGCGTGGTTGCTAACACGGAAAATTTGGGGCTTGAGGCGCACGGGATTTCTACGTCGCGCGGCTTCATCGTCGTCGACGACGCGTTGCGCGCCGCCGACGGCATCTATGCCATCGGCGACGTCATCGGCCGCGGGCTCGCGCATACGGCGAGCGCCGAAGGCGTGTTTGTCGCGGAATATCTCGCGGGCCTTGCACCAAAACCGGTGCCCTATCACGCCATCCCGGCCTGCACCTATTGTCATCCCGAGGTCGCCTCCGTCGGCATGACCGAAGCCGCGGCCAAAGACGCCGGCATTCCCTTACGCATCGGCAAGTTTCCGTTTAAGCCGCTGGGCAAGACCATGGCCGCCGGCGAATACCCGGGATTTGTCAAAACGCTGTGGCACGCCGAAACCGGCGAGCTCGTCGGCGCACATCTGATCGGCCCCGCGGTCACCGACCTCATCGGCGAGATGACGCTCGCCAAGACCACCGAGGTCAACGCCGAGAGCCTGCTGCACACGGTGCACGCGCACCCAACATTTGCCGAGGCGCTCAAAGAGGCCACCGAGGCCGCGCTCGGCCATGCCATACATCTCTGA
- a CDS encoding serine/threonine protein kinase, with product MAQQPGGGLPSGADELERPRTISRHRYVAPDLAPPGGRDKSLDARKRIGRYEIIKLLGKGAMGQVFQGRDPLLDRIVAIKTIVAPQNAVRRGKTSYLERFQREARAAAKMQHPSIVTIFDIGVDEDAETPFMVLEYLPGESLADRLDRVRIPLARCVQIGLDLASALAFAHKERIVHRDVKPANVLHAGENRWKLADFGIARLPDSDLTQVGIFMGTPGYAPPEAIREGRYTAQADVFAWGAVLYELFCGRIAYEGPDTKTTNGYVLKGDAPPPTRHDPSIPMPLVEVVMKSLAPNASERFRDAVEMEQALREAWDLCLRRGLVPATALTAEEVTHDKVRGPFHLAPAAPCGGANASPQASPPARPPAKPPAPAPMAATAPRREPPPEDDDDQATRIMYRPDAAAPAARPVPMAAPLVASQGQSRSGALASLDRLPPVAPVLGGRHDDPTSVDKLPPRAMKAPRRGFPWFWLLLFVLLAALGAAVTVLVKLGL from the coding sequence ATGGCGCAACAACCCGGTGGTGGGCTGCCAAGCGGGGCCGACGAGCTCGAGCGGCCGCGGACGATATCGCGTCACCGCTATGTCGCGCCAGATCTGGCGCCCCCCGGCGGGCGAGACAAATCGCTCGACGCGCGCAAACGCATCGGCCGCTACGAAATTATCAAGCTGCTCGGCAAGGGTGCCATGGGCCAGGTCTTCCAAGGCCGCGATCCACTGCTCGACCGCATCGTCGCGATCAAGACCATCGTCGCGCCGCAGAATGCCGTCCGCCGCGGCAAGACGTCGTACCTGGAGCGGTTTCAACGCGAGGCGCGCGCGGCCGCTAAGATGCAGCATCCGTCGATCGTCACGATCTTTGATATTGGCGTCGATGAGGATGCCGAGACGCCGTTCATGGTGCTCGAATACCTGCCAGGCGAGTCGCTAGCGGACCGCCTCGATCGCGTGCGCATCCCCTTGGCGCGATGCGTGCAAATCGGGCTGGACCTGGCCTCGGCGCTGGCCTTTGCGCATAAAGAGCGCATTGTCCATCGCGACGTCAAGCCGGCGAATGTGCTGCACGCCGGGGAAAATCGCTGGAAGCTTGCGGACTTTGGCATCGCGCGGCTGCCTGATTCCGATCTAACGCAGGTCGGTATTTTTATGGGGACACCGGGCTACGCGCCCCCCGAGGCCATTCGCGAGGGTCGCTACACGGCGCAGGCCGACGTGTTTGCATGGGGCGCGGTGCTCTACGAATTGTTTTGCGGCCGCATCGCGTATGAAGGCCCCGACACCAAGACCACCAACGGCTATGTGCTCAAGGGTGATGCGCCGCCGCCAACGCGCCATGATCCGTCGATCCCGATGCCGCTGGTCGAGGTGGTGATGAAGTCGCTGGCACCCAACGCGAGTGAGCGATTTCGCGACGCCGTGGAGATGGAGCAAGCCCTGCGCGAGGCGTGGGATCTGTGCCTGCGACGCGGGCTGGTGCCGGCCACGGCGTTGACGGCGGAGGAGGTAACGCACGACAAGGTGCGCGGCCCGTTTCACCTCGCGCCTGCTGCGCCCTGTGGCGGCGCGAACGCGAGCCCACAGGCGAGTCCCCCCGCGCGCCCGCCGGCCAAGCCGCCCGCGCCCGCACCGATGGCCGCGACAGCGCCAAGGCGGGAGCCGCCGCCTGAGGATGACGACGATCAAGCGACCCGCATCATGTATCGACCGGACGCTGCGGCGCCTGCGGCCCGCCCGGTGCCCATGGCCGCACCGCTCGTCGCAAGCCAAGGACAAAGCCGAAGTGGCGCCCTTGCCAGCCTCGACAGGTTGCCGCCGGTCGCGCCCGTGCTTGGCGGTCGTCACGACGATCCGACGAGCGTCGACAAGCTGCCGCCGCGCGCAATGAAAGCGCCGCGCCGAGGCTTTCCGTGGTTTTGGCTTTTGCTGTTCGTGCTGCTCGCGGCGCTTGGCGCGGCGGTTACGGTGCTGGTCAAGCTCGGCCTTTAG
- a CDS encoding biopolymer transporter ExbD: MSFTPAQARSMVRKAVKRVPEGEEIRHLNIMPMMDMMTILLVAFIAQISQSTDVVASAVSLPESAAIEKMPESATALIITTTAIIGDGEPLVAVKNGDIDASDRDGGTQGVGIPKLTKFLAAYRQAEEGKLRATGKPVNKTPELFIIADKSIPFGLLYSVLASAREKEAGYKRFRFIVEEFSPVRP, encoded by the coding sequence ATGTCGTTTACGCCCGCCCAAGCGCGCTCGATGGTCCGCAAGGCGGTCAAGCGCGTGCCCGAAGGCGAAGAAATTCGCCACCTCAACATCATGCCGATGATGGATATGATGACCATTTTGCTCGTGGCGTTTATCGCGCAGATCTCGCAGAGCACGGACGTCGTGGCCAGCGCGGTGTCGTTGCCCGAGTCCGCAGCCATCGAAAAAATGCCAGAGAGCGCGACCGCGCTGATCATTACGACCACGGCCATTATTGGCGACGGGGAGCCGCTGGTCGCGGTCAAGAACGGCGACATCGACGCCTCGGACCGCGACGGTGGCACGCAAGGCGTCGGCATCCCCAAGCTGACCAAGTTTCTCGCCGCCTATCGGCAGGCCGAAGAAGGCAAGCTGCGCGCGACAGGCAAGCCGGTGAACAAAACGCCTGAGTTGTTTATTATCGCGGACAAGTCCATCCCGTTTGGCCTGCTGTATTCGGTGCTCGCCAGCGCTCGCGAAAAAGAAGCCGGCTATAAGCGGTTTCGCTTCATCGTCGAAGAATTCTCGCCGGTCCGGCCGTAA
- a CDS encoding MotA/TolQ/ExbB proton channel family protein: MDWLSDVFHKGGPFFVINTFFLAVCIGIIAERSIYFLGKGHINAKAFLEQIRRLLAANNIDRAKKLCDATSAPIARVAKAGLNKLHRGDAAVAQAMEESMSDALPEVKTRVGALWSMANIVTLTGLLGTITGLINTFAALGSASASERNAKLSEGIAEAMYNTAYGLGIALLCMVAHLLISASMKKVVADLEGFTLRFENIVAESGGGQGAAQHQQGA, from the coding sequence ATGGATTGGCTCAGCGACGTATTTCACAAGGGCGGACCGTTCTTCGTCATCAACACCTTCTTCCTCGCGGTGTGCATTGGCATTATCGCGGAGCGGTCGATCTACTTCCTGGGCAAGGGGCACATCAATGCCAAGGCCTTTTTGGAACAGATCCGGCGCTTGCTAGCGGCCAACAATATCGACCGTGCCAAGAAGCTGTGCGACGCAACGTCGGCGCCGATTGCGCGCGTCGCCAAGGCGGGCCTCAACAAGCTTCATCGCGGTGACGCCGCCGTCGCGCAAGCCATGGAAGAATCGATGAGCGATGCGCTGCCTGAGGTGAAAACCCGAGTTGGCGCGCTGTGGTCAATGGCCAACATCGTAACCCTCACGGGCTTGCTCGGTACCATCACCGGTCTGATCAATACCTTTGCCGCGCTTGGCAGCGCCTCAGCCAGCGAGCGCAACGCGAAGCTGTCGGAAGGCATCGCCGAAGCCATGTACAACACCGCCTACGGCCTGGGCATCGCCTTGCTGTGCATGGTGGCTCACCTCTTGATTTCAGCGTCGATGAAAAAAGTCGTCGCCGATCTCGAAGGCTTTACGTTGCGCTTTGAAAACATCGTCGCCGAATCCGGCGGCGGTCAGGGCGCGGCGCAACATCAACAAGGCGCGTAA
- a CDS encoding serine acetyltransferase, which produces MKQPTNHDDVIEALLAGADACASQQRATACKLPSPAAIERCLQFTRQLFFPRLAADAHGLTDPKPAMQAAIRELREVLVHEVGVAAMMNAAATARAEAMAHAARVVDDLIRGLPELQRRIGLDLVAALGGDPAAANKDEILLCYPGLQAVMVHRIAHALWQAGVPLIPRLMAEISHAKTGIDIHPGAAIGDAFFIDHGTGVVIGETTVIGNSVRIYQGVTLGALSVPVIAADKLVGLSERPRGPKRHPTLGDNVVVYAGATILGGKTLIGSGAVIGGNAWVTSSVPAGATVVGVHGGR; this is translated from the coding sequence ATGAAGCAACCAACGAACCATGACGACGTGATCGAGGCGCTGCTCGCCGGCGCTGATGCCTGCGCGAGCCAGCAACGGGCAACCGCATGCAAGCTGCCCTCGCCGGCGGCGATCGAGCGCTGCCTGCAATTCACGCGACAACTATTTTTCCCGCGGCTGGCCGCCGACGCCCATGGCCTGACCGATCCTAAGCCCGCGATGCAGGCGGCGATCCGCGAGCTGCGCGAGGTCTTGGTGCACGAAGTCGGCGTCGCGGCCATGATGAATGCCGCCGCCACGGCGCGCGCAGAGGCGATGGCGCACGCCGCCCGCGTCGTCGACGACCTAATTAGGGGCTTGCCCGAGCTGCAGCGCCGGATCGGCCTTGACCTTGTCGCGGCCTTGGGTGGCGATCCGGCGGCCGCCAACAAAGACGAGATCTTGCTTTGCTACCCCGGGCTACAGGCGGTGATGGTGCACCGCATCGCCCATGCCCTATGGCAAGCCGGGGTGCCGCTCATCCCGCGGCTCATGGCTGAAATATCTCACGCCAAGACCGGCATCGACATTCATCCCGGCGCCGCGATTGGCGACGCATTTTTTATCGACCATGGCACCGGCGTGGTGATTGGCGAGACCACCGTGATTGGTAATTCGGTGCGCATCTATCAGGGGGTTACATTGGGCGCCTTGAGCGTGCCGGTGATTGCCGCCGACAAGCTTGTGGGGCTCAGCGAACGCCCACGCGGACCCAAGCGTCACCCTACATTGGGTGACAATGTCGTTGTTTACGCGGGGGCAACCATCTTGGGCGGCAAGACCCTCATCGGCAGCGGCGCGGTGATCGGCGGCAACGCATGGGTGACGTCGTCGGTGCCCGCGGGCGCGACCGTTGTTGGCGTTCACGGCGGGCGCTAA
- the lipA gene encoding lipoyl synthase, with amino-acid sequence MDRLHLPVVGQDSTAAAQASAVVARRHPEWIRVPLPTKPSFFETRELVKELKLHTVCESASCPNIGECWTNKSLTIMIMGDICTRSCRFCDVTTGRPAPLDADEPRRVATMLSRLSLKHTVITCVTRDDLDDGGAAHWAQTITEVKRACPTMTLEVLASDFKGDTAAVDVVLAAAPDVFAHNLETVPRLSRQVRVQASYERSYKILAHAHSRGAITKAGIMLGLGETRDEIETVIREVAGLGVDIFTMGQYLQPSKQHLPIDRYLSPAEFDELGQFARDAGITHVESGPLVRSSYHADGQADLVRALRAAKT; translated from the coding sequence ATGGATCGGTTGCATCTGCCCGTCGTAGGCCAGGACTCCACCGCCGCGGCCCAGGCAAGCGCCGTCGTCGCCCGCCGCCATCCCGAGTGGATCCGCGTGCCGCTGCCGACCAAGCCGTCTTTTTTTGAGACGCGCGAGCTGGTCAAAGAGCTCAAGCTGCACACCGTGTGCGAGAGCGCGAGCTGCCCCAATATCGGCGAGTGCTGGACGAACAAGTCGCTGACCATCATGATCATGGGCGACATCTGCACCCGCTCGTGCCGCTTCTGCGACGTCACCACCGGGCGGCCTGCGCCGCTGGATGCCGACGAGCCGCGTCGCGTCGCGACCATGTTGTCGCGGCTTTCGCTCAAGCACACCGTCATCACCTGCGTCACGCGCGACGACCTCGACGACGGCGGCGCCGCGCATTGGGCGCAGACCATCACCGAGGTAAAGCGCGCCTGCCCCACCATGACGCTCGAAGTGCTCGCCAGCGATTTCAAGGGCGACACGGCGGCGGTCGACGTCGTGCTCGCCGCGGCGCCCGACGTGTTCGCCCACAATCTTGAGACCGTGCCTCGGCTGTCGCGCCAAGTGCGCGTGCAGGCAAGCTACGAACGCAGCTACAAGATCTTGGCGCATGCGCACAGCCGCGGCGCCATCACCAAGGCCGGCATCATGCTCGGGCTGGGCGAGACGCGCGATGAGATCGAAACCGTCATCCGCGAGGTAGCTGGCCTTGGTGTCGATATCTTCACGATGGGGCAATACCTGCAGCCTTCCAAGCAGCACCTCCCCATCGATCGTTATTTATCGCCCGCAGAATTTGACGAGCTTGGGCAGTTTGCGCGTGACGCTGGGATCACCCATGTTGAGTCGGGGCCGCTCGTGCGATCGAGCTACCACGCCGATGGCCAGGCCGACTTGGTGCGGGCGTTGCGCGCGGCCAAAACCTAA